The following DNA comes from Kitasatospora sp. NBC_01287.
GGGTGCTGGAGAAGTCGAACATGATTCCTTTGATCATGAACCGATCCTGACACACGGCCTCCTGGCGGCCTCGGCCTGCGGGTGCTCGACCGACCGTCACCGGAAGTCGACCGGGCCGACCTCCAGGGCAACACACCGGCAGCACCAGCAGCGCCAGCAGTACGAGCAGCACCGGACGTCCGCGGTGGCGACTACCGGCCGCCTCCCCCGCCGCGCGGCAGCAGGAGTGCGAGCGCGGCGGTGGTGACCAGCAGCAGCGCGGCACCGATCAGCAGCACGGCGTGCAGGCCCGCCAGGAAGCCCGGGCTGCCGGCGATCAGCGCGCCGAAGACCGCCACCCCGATGGCACCGCCGAGTTGGCGGGCCGAGTTGAGGATGCCCGAGGCCAGTCCGGCCCGCTCGGTGTCCACGGCGGCCAGCATCGCGCAGGTCAGCGGCGGCACCGCGAGGCCCACGCCGATGCCGAGCGGCACCAGCAGGGCGAGCAGCGGCAGCGTCGGGGTGTGCGGTCCGACCACCAGCAGCGCCAGCAGGCCCAGCGCCAGCACCAGTTGACCCAGGATCAGCGGCGCCTTCGGTCCCCGTCGGCAGGTGAGCGCGCCGGCCACCAGGTTGACCACCGTGGTCAGCGCGGTCATCGGGATGAACATCAGACCGGCGGTCAGCGCCGAGGCGCCGCGCTCCTGCTGGAAGAAGAGGGTGAGGACGAAGACCAGGCCGTAGTACGAGAAGTTGAGCGCGAAGCCGATCGCGGTGCAGAGGGCCACCGCGCGGTCCCGGAAGAGGGCGAGCGGGACGGCCGGGCGGCGCTGGCGGCGCTCGATCAGCACGAACGCGGTGCCCGACGCGCCGCAGAGCAGCAGGGCCAGCACGGTGCGCGGGGAGCCGTAGCCGTGGGTACCGCCGTCGATGACCGCGAAGACCAGTGCCGCCACGGCCAGGCCCACCGCCGACTGGCCGCCGAGGTCCAGCGGTGCTCGGTCGCCGCCCGGACATCGGTCCCGCGTCCTGGCCCGTGAGCCGCCGCCCGGCGGCCGGGCCGCCCGCGCCAGCGTCAACAGGGCCAGCACGCCCAGCGGCAGGCTGACCAGGCAGCTGAGAAAGACCCAGCGCCAGCCGAACGCGCTGGTCAACGCCCCGCCCAGGACCGGCCCCCCGGCGATCGCCACTCCCCCGCCGGCCATCCAGCGGGTGATCGCGCGGGCCCGCTCCACCGGGTCGGGGTAGGCCTGGCTGACCAGCGCCAGCGAGGCCGGCAGCATGATCGCCGCGCCGGCGCCCTGCACCGCCCGGGCCGCGATCAGCGTGCCCAGGTCAGGGGCCAGCCCGCAGACCACGGAGGTGAGGCCGAAGAGCACCAGCCCGGCCCCGAGGGCGCGCACCGCGCCGATCCGGTCGGCCAGGGTGCCCGCCCAGAGCAGCAGCGCCGCGAAGACCAGGGTGTAGGAGTCGGCGACCCACTGCGGGCCGGCGACCTGGTCGTGCCAGTGCCGGCCGATGGCGGGCAGGGCGACGTTCACCAAGGTCGTGTCGGAGATGGTGAGGAAGAAGCCGAGGGTGAAGACGGCCAGCGCGACGGCGGCGGCACCGGGGCGGACGGACGGGGCGACGGACGGACCGCGGGATGGACCGGCCGACGGGCCGGCCGACGGGCCGGCCGACGGACTGCGGGACGCGGACGGGCGGGATCCGCTCGCCGGGCCGGGTGCGAGCCGGCGGGGCGGGGACTGGCGCGGCGTCAGGTGGCGTAACGAGAGCATGCCGAGGCCTGCCCCCGGTCACGATCCTCCCGTGGGCGCCAGGGCTGTCAGCGCCTGGAGCACCGTGGCCAGCGGGAGGGCGGGGTCCGCCTGCTCGCCGACGATGGCCGGGTCGAAGTTGAAGTCGAGGAACGCCTCGCTCGCGCCCGCCTCGCGCAGCCGCCGGAGATCGGCGGCGATCTGGGCCGGGTCGCCGTGGAGGAGCCCGCGCCCGGGGCCCCGCGCGGCACCGATGAAGATCTTCGCGCGGATCACGATCCGGACCCCCGCCGGGTCCTTGCCCGCCCGCTCGGCGGCCACGCGTACGGCGCGCGCGGCCCGCTCGACCAGTTCGACGCTGACCGTGCCAGGACTGAGCCAGCCCTGGGCGAGCCGGCCCGCCCGCTCGAAGGCCCGGTCGACCGAGCCGCCGAGCAGCAGCGGAAAGGCC
Coding sequences within:
- a CDS encoding MFS transporter yields the protein MLSLRHLTPRQSPPRRLAPGPASGSRPSASRSPSAGPSAGPSAGPSRGPSVAPSVRPGAAAVALAVFTLGFFLTISDTTLVNVALPAIGRHWHDQVAGPQWVADSYTLVFAALLLWAGTLADRIGAVRALGAGLVLFGLTSVVCGLAPDLGTLIAARAVQGAGAAIMLPASLALVSQAYPDPVERARAITRWMAGGGVAIAGGPVLGGALTSAFGWRWVFLSCLVSLPLGVLALLTLARAARPPGGGSRARTRDRCPGGDRAPLDLGGQSAVGLAVAALVFAVIDGGTHGYGSPRTVLALLLCGASGTAFVLIERRQRRPAVPLALFRDRAVALCTAIGFALNFSYYGLVFVLTLFFQQERGASALTAGLMFIPMTALTTVVNLVAGALTCRRGPKAPLILGQLVLALGLLALLVVGPHTPTLPLLALLVPLGIGVGLAVPPLTCAMLAAVDTERAGLASGILNSARQLGGAIGVAVFGALIAGSPGFLAGLHAVLLIGAALLLVTTAALALLLPRGGGGGR